Proteins encoded within one genomic window of Armatimonadota bacterium:
- a CDS encoding PhzF family phenazine biosynthesis protein: MIEIALVDAFAHLPFTGNPAGVCLLDDPLDEVLMQNIAMEMNQAETAFCWPEGSGFRLRWFTPTVEVELCGHATLATAHRLFETSGATTFRFQTLSGELRVTRSEKEYHLEFPAFLVAPEGLPNDVPGLDNALFVGSTGLDWLVQLDTEKAVREFQPDLAAIASIGKRALMVTAPGSNGTDFVSRLFGPNVGIAEDPVTGSSHCALAPYWSKKIGKAEMLGYQASRRGGFVRCQWSGGDRVTLIGQAKTVLVGHLTI, translated from the coding sequence TTGATTGAAATCGCACTTGTTGATGCTTTTGCACACCTGCCGTTCACCGGAAACCCGGCCGGGGTTTGCCTTCTTGATGATCCGCTGGACGAAGTGTTGATGCAGAACATTGCGATGGAAATGAACCAAGCGGAGACCGCATTTTGCTGGCCCGAGGGCTCAGGATTCCGGCTGCGCTGGTTCACGCCAACGGTTGAAGTTGAACTCTGTGGCCACGCCACACTGGCAACTGCTCACCGGCTATTTGAGACCTCGGGAGCTACAACATTTCGATTTCAGACCTTGAGCGGAGAACTCCGCGTCACGAGAAGTGAGAAGGAGTACCACCTGGAGTTTCCTGCCTTTCTCGTGGCTCCAGAAGGTCTCCCAAACGATGTTCCAGGTTTAGACAATGCTCTTTTCGTTGGGTCCACTGGGCTGGATTGGCTTGTCCAACTTGACACAGAAAAGGCAGTCAGGGAGTTTCAGCCAGATCTTGCGGCGATTGCCAGTATCGGAAAACGGGCTCTGATGGTTACAGCGCCAGGCTCAAATGGGACTGATTTCGTTTCTCGTCTCTTCGGACCAAATGTCGGAATCGCCGAAGACCCAGTCACCGGATCTTCTCATTGCGCACTCGCACCCTATTGGAGCAAAAAGATTGGCAAAGCCGAAATGCTCGGATACCAAGCCTCTCGGCGCGGAGGCTTCGTACGATGCCAGTGGAGCGGGGGAGACCGCGTCACGCTGATCGGTCAGGCGAAAACAGTTCTCGTCGGGCATTTAACAATTTGA
- a CDS encoding 2-isopropylmalate synthase: MNQRLFVFDTTLRDGEQSPGVRLSLPQKLEIGHQLVRLGVDIIEAGFPISSPGDFESVHTLASELKGVTICGLTRARQKDIEVAAEALAPAERRRIHTGLGVSQNHLDNKLRMTKEQALETGVNAVKCARQFTDDIEYFMEDSGRADRDYVYKVVEEVIKAGATTINVPDTTGYAYPDEYRDLMAGILNNVPNADKAILSCHCHNDLGMATANTVAGVMGGARQVEVTINGIGERAGNTALEEVVMALYVRRDVLDIATRIDTTQLLVTSRLVSQLTGMLVQRNKAVVGANAYAHSSGIHQDGVLKDRSTYEIIDPSLVGAAKSEIILTARSGRHGLKHRLQELGYEFTPERFEQIYSKFLEMADTLSEVGDEHLRELVAS, encoded by the coding sequence ATGAACCAGAGGCTTTTTGTCTTCGATACGACCCTGCGCGATGGTGAGCAGAGTCCCGGAGTTCGGCTATCCCTTCCTCAGAAACTTGAGATCGGGCATCAGTTGGTACGACTTGGAGTAGACATCATCGAAGCTGGCTTCCCCATCTCGTCCCCTGGCGACTTCGAAAGTGTACACACTCTGGCAAGCGAGCTTAAAGGAGTAACAATCTGCGGACTTACGCGGGCACGTCAAAAAGACATCGAAGTAGCCGCTGAAGCCCTCGCCCCTGCGGAGAGGAGAAGAATCCACACCGGGCTCGGAGTTTCGCAAAACCACCTCGATAATAAACTCCGAATGACCAAGGAGCAGGCGTTGGAGACCGGGGTCAACGCAGTTAAATGCGCTCGACAGTTCACTGACGATATCGAGTACTTCATGGAAGACTCCGGCCGCGCAGATCGGGACTACGTTTACAAGGTTGTCGAAGAAGTCATCAAAGCCGGAGCTACCACGATCAACGTTCCAGACACAACCGGTTACGCCTACCCCGACGAATACCGCGATCTCATGGCAGGAATCCTTAACAACGTTCCGAACGCCGACAAGGCGATTTTGAGCTGCCACTGTCATAACGACCTGGGTATGGCGACCGCGAACACCGTTGCTGGCGTTATGGGCGGGGCCCGTCAGGTTGAGGTCACCATCAACGGTATCGGCGAACGAGCAGGAAACACCGCGCTGGAGGAAGTTGTGATGGCATTGTACGTCCGCCGCGACGTTCTTGACATCGCCACGAGAATCGATACCACCCAACTGTTGGTCACTTCTAGGCTCGTTTCTCAACTCACCGGAATGCTTGTTCAACGTAACAAGGCCGTCGTCGGAGCAAATGCCTATGCACACAGCTCGGGTATCCACCAAGACGGAGTCCTCAAGGATCGATCCACCTACGAGATTATCGACCCTTCGTTGGTCGGAGCAGCGAAAAGCGAGATCATTTTAACGGCTCGTTCCGGTCGACACGGCTTGAAGCATCGCCTCCAAGAACTCGGATACGAATTCACTCCTGAGCGATTCGAGCAGATCTACTCGAAGTTCTTAGAAATGGCGGATACCTTATCCGAAGTTGGCGACGAGCACCTGAGAGAGCTAGTGGCTAGTTGA
- a CDS encoding NIL domain-containing protein — MTSVLVNLSANADQVSEPWIWRISRDFNVKVSIVKANIDADFGYMQVDLSGEVEDIQRTIAWLMTTGLHVEALSRAVGA; from the coding sequence ATGACCTCCGTTCTAGTGAACCTTTCCGCAAATGCAGATCAAGTTTCTGAGCCTTGGATTTGGCGGATCAGTCGAGACTTCAACGTAAAGGTGAGCATCGTCAAGGCCAACATCGACGCCGACTTCGGTTACATGCAGGTCGATCTGAGCGGAGAAGTCGAAGACATCCAGCGAACAATTGCTTGGCTGATGACCACTGGTCTTCATGTCGAAGCGCTCAGCCGCGCTGTCGGCGCCTGA
- a CDS encoding acetylxylan esterase has translation MIELPYEKPEDFEAFWHNATHEALHHPLKVVDWQFQTTETETHQVDTFAFEGIDGALKYGWLAYPEGARSLRSFLWLPPYGRESKLPDQYGTRPGMVSLSFNFHGEGPFHQESYSLERGYFSQGADEPETWVFRRMFQDAVIASRILQAQVHVDADHIGVSGMSQGGGISIWQGAWNPIIKRVCADMPFLSTIGNTLLNSVYRYPLKEVKDFMDTIPVGEARVLHTLSYFDTAFQAEHCTVPTQVSLGLKDPACRPDTVRAAYNSLTGQRKLIEYDHGHDWHPEMVANNLEWFTA, from the coding sequence ATGATTGAACTCCCTTACGAGAAACCTGAAGACTTCGAAGCCTTCTGGCATAACGCAACCCACGAGGCCCTTCACCATCCTCTGAAGGTCGTTGACTGGCAGTTCCAAACTACCGAAACCGAGACTCACCAGGTTGACACTTTTGCTTTCGAGGGAATTGATGGCGCCCTAAAATACGGATGGCTGGCGTACCCAGAGGGCGCAAGGAGCCTAAGATCATTTCTATGGCTGCCTCCCTACGGCCGAGAATCCAAGCTCCCGGATCAATATGGGACGCGACCAGGCATGGTCTCGCTCAGTTTTAATTTTCATGGCGAGGGCCCCTTCCATCAAGAGTCATACTCGCTTGAGCGCGGATACTTCTCTCAGGGTGCCGACGAGCCAGAAACTTGGGTGTTCCGGAGAATGTTCCAAGATGCGGTGATCGCTTCTCGGATTCTGCAAGCCCAAGTTCACGTCGACGCAGATCATATCGGCGTATCCGGAATGTCCCAAGGCGGCGGCATCAGCATCTGGCAAGGGGCATGGAATCCCATCATCAAGCGCGTCTGCGCAGACATGCCTTTCCTCAGCACCATCGGCAACACCCTTTTGAACAGTGTCTACCGATACCCGCTTAAAGAAGTTAAGGACTTCATGGATACGATTCCTGTTGGCGAAGCCCGTGTCCTCCATACTCTCAGCTACTTCGACACGGCATTCCAAGCCGAGCACTGCACAGTGCCCACTCAGGTCAGCCTGGGCCTGAAGGACCCCGCCTGCCGGCCGGATACCGTTCGTGCAGCGTACAACTCGCTGACGGGCCAGCGAAAGCTCATCGAGTACGACCATGGCCATGACTGGCATCCAGAGATGGTCGCCAATAACTTGGAATGGTTCACGGCGTAG